In the Pararge aegeria chromosome 16, ilParAegt1.1, whole genome shotgun sequence genome, TCTAAAATTTGTCCAAACTGAGAGAAAATTGCATATAAGGATTTCTTCAGCTcctccttttttattttctcgttGAGATTGTTTATGTATATCGTATAGTTAGGGCGGATGTCCATAGctgaaagaaataatatataatgattgAGAACAAATACAAGAGCGTAAATGCGATACATAGGCACTTTATTTTGAGGTTATATCGTGAACAATTCAAAAACATCATTTTCTTTGAtttcttcttcattttatgCTTTGAACTATTCAGGTAATAAAGGTATAgtaacataaattagaaaaagaggagatacaaaaatattaaagacaaCTTACTCATATTGAAAGATAAATTCCAGACTCCAGATCACACACAGTATTATACTGCAGATAGCGGTTAAGTAACcaaaatcaacaaaaaataattgtaaagcgTAATCAATGAACAGCTACTAATTAGAAACAGATTTCGAAGATCaggaataaacttaaaaaaagtttttcgcCGCACGTAAAAACAGACGCTAATACAAGTCAAGACAAGCCTAACCACAGAATAAACAGTGTGATTCTGTGGTTATCCTAACAGATTTGCTAATGTGAAGCTGTTGTTAAGACTGCTtactcaatttttttaagaaaattgatTTTGGTTTCAAAAAATCGTTCTCTgaacagattttattattttttgacaattaAAAGCTGTTTAATCCAAATGTAGCATGGGCTATtttaatcagtcagtcagtttaaCAGTCACAAATACAGAATACTATGTTTTACAagtataatactttttaattaactaaaaaaatctcaaaactttactagttcatataaaaataagccacaataatgttttttaggtcaataaaatatataaattgtgaTTTGCAAAAAAGAGTCAGTTGCGACCAAATTTTATGCAGTAAGCATTTGACATTTCCTTTGGTCGCAATGTAGGAAATCGAGAcgttaatgaaaaattaatattacatgcATTGGATGGTTCCAAAGCAGTCCCAGGAGGTCAACCTTTACTACGTGTATTTATAGCGTGTGAATTTGTAAACCCGCGGTGAACTGCTAGTCTTCAGGTTATGAATAACTCATTAAATGTTAGCTTATCATCTGTGGTAGTATTGACTCTTTATCCTTGATTGATCTGGAAATGGCCGAAAGCAAAATGCAACTTACAAGTTCGCGCGTCTTTTGCGCAGCCgcaatattcattatttatcacGCTATCTCGTAAACACTGGCGACtcgtaatttgtatattttgtactatctGAATAAACAAGCTAATAGCATtgtttttaacatattaaatgatAAGGGAAAGGTTTTTACATCAAAATAAACTGTGTCTACTCTCTCTGCTCACAAAAACTACTtttgaaaaagtaaataaaaatgcatgaCTTTTCTAATGATTTTGATAGTGTTACACCCGACATATGGATGTTAAATGAAGCCGCATGGAATGAAAGACTTACTCAGTTACCAAACTGGCagaaggtatatttattttctcataCGATTTTCTGCTGTGTTTATCATTATTTTGACCTTTGTATAACCTTTTAGATTCCTCTTATAAACTCGAACGCTTCACACAACTTACCCGATGGCTCCTTGGTCCGATTTCGCGGAATGGTCCAGGATATGCATAACCCCGAATTCTTCTTCGAACAATTTGAAGTGTTTAACACAGTAACaaacgaaattaaaaacaaatcggGAAAGTATACTGATACAGCACATATCTtggtatgtattttatttttatcgaaaACATCtatgttgataaataaattatattggatagaagcaggcgttactttgcgaaaatccataatatattataaaattaagcttaatttgctatactccgcgaatagcaggagaatctgattggcgtaatttattatttcatttaatctttatactccacaccaaacagatcctcggcaacgTACAatatatgttgactttacaatgaattacaATATTCATTAAAGTcaactcctgaggatgctctggcttgggagcgaaacatgcgtagagggtacattaccgaggATCTGCTGGGTTTGGAGTATACagattgaacaaattataaattacaccaaacagattctcctgctgtttgcagagtatagcaaattaagctttattttcataaaaaataaattatagatttctGTGAAGTGCATTTGCCAAATGTTTTCCCCATATACTTGCATTAGCAtttgaaaatgataataaacAATGAGCAAAGGAATTATTCTAAAGGTCTTATCCTAGATAACAATCTTCTACAGACAACCCATCTTCATTTTTCataagcaaatttatttactatagatacaatGGCTCTTAGCATAAAGTATTGGACGCTATTTTTACTTCTTCAAGCATAAATACTAAAGAACACCCTTACAAAATCTGCATCATACAAGCTATTATGGGTCTTGAAGTTCCAGTTGAGGATGCTTTACCAAAAATGACTCAACATTCAAATGTGACCAATTTGATAGTGAGACTGCTGTTAATATGAGACATATATTAGTCTATAGTCTGAACAGaagtttttaacattaattatctTGTATTGTTAGTGCTGAATCTCAACCTGTACCCAAGgttgatataaattgaattttcattaatttaaccaaaaaaaaatccaaaatatgccaaattttatcaagattgcTTTTGTGGTTTATCTGTTACCTGATAAATAAActgttgtattttaaatatataagtgtGGATGATTAAAGTAgcatttatttaaaggaaaatgaAAAGATAAACTATACAGAGAACTTAAAGAGTGCCCAACGTCAAACTATAGTGGTAGTCTCAATGCCAGGACTAAATGATTGGGTGCAGAATATTGAAGATGAACACAACCACTTGAAACACCTCAACCAATTGCCCAATACATCAAAAAGgttaaatttgaataacttGAAGCTAAAGAGGACTCGTGATGAGAGTGATGAAGATCCAGATTCTATGGACGTTGAAAATGTTGGAGGTGTGTATCTATTCACCATTGGGCAAAGGTGTACTCATACACCTAATTGTAATAGGAGCAATGGCAATGTTTtctttatgatataaatatatacaactttTTATTACCTTGAAGATATGTCTTCTTAATCGTATGTGAGAGTCTTATAAGTTTCTTTGTTTACAtcaaaaagtaagtaaagttctacataatattttaccaTGTTTTATGCATTTCATGTCCACTGAAGGTGGTATCAAGGAACAGAGGACAGCTGAAGTTGTGAACAATGCTTCAAAAGTGGTGTCAAGAGAGCATTTACTTAATTTTCCACTTCCCGATGTACCTAGCAAGTCTTGTATTGTTAAGGCaagttaatttgaataatgacTAGTTGATACCCGCAAGttgtttatgattattttgttcatCATAAAGATATCTCGTCATTCTTTTTTGTGTATCTCCAGGATGTAAGGAATGAATTGTTTGCCCATGTCACATCACCACCCACAATGTCACCTTGTCCAAATATATTATGCTTTGTGTTATTAGTGCTACAACAACGTGCATACATTGGAGGCATGGCTGCAGGGATCTAAGCTTGAAATTGATTTAAACTAATCAGGAACTCTATCCCTGTACTATATGacaagtatcctatgtcctgaAGATCTTTGCAAAGTCTGTACCAAGTATATTCAAGATTTGTGCAGTGTTTgactaaaaaatacattatgcaCTCTTGATCAGACACattcatttacaatattagtgtgGATTATGCTACTTATCCattataattaactttataCTTCTTGAATCTCTGCAGGTAtacgatgataatgataacaTAAAAATCAACGACATGATAGAAGTTGTAGGCTTTCTATCCGTTGATCCAGCTTTATCTGGAGAATTCCAAGTGGAAAAGGACCCATTACTAGAGCCCACATGTGAGACGGAAGCAGAGATCATTACACATAATCCACCGCCAAGTCTGGTGCCCAGGTTACATGCAGTGTATATCAAGAAGCTGGAACATTGCAATCCATTGGTGAAAGGTGACATTGATCAAGGTAAGAATTCCTATAATATACCCACTTATACCAAGAACTTGTAGCGGTTTCCACATTATCAAACTAGAGTGCGCCACAAGAATTAATGTATGAAAactcttttataaattaaaagcgttttccacaaaaaaaaatatagcttataAACAAGTCAAATCTGAGATCACCTTCCCTGCTCAGCTTGGTCTTTATGGGCAAACTTCCCATTTAGAGAGGCCTATAGTCCAGCTGTGTGGACTGTTATATtgctattgattgattgattgaaacaAGTCAACACAACGCAAAGAGTATGGCATAAATCAACATGGCAACATTCATGAGTGCCATACTAttgtatacaacttccaaagatgaatgtttaGATTTTGGTCCCAAGCACAACACCAATTCAGAGAAGCTCTTCCTGTTGTTCTGAAAATCAGCTCTGTTTTCACACACCCTTTTACCTTGCGATCGATCCAagtgtttttctgtatttgtcaactaattaataattaaagccTTATTTAGTAATAGAAGCCTTTCTCAAAAAATGGGCAACCTACATAAAGCATTCTAAATGGTATTGGTAGTTAAAGAAGTTCTTTagctctataatatttttttgttattttgttagtTTTGATACATTTATACTGCTTAGATATTATTTGTGACAGGTAATAGAGTGAAATTCAGCCCtgatttattttgttagttttattaaaatctgttaaGTTTCAAATTGCTTGTATTGTAatggttttgttgtttttattttcttgtggTTAAAACTAATGCAGGTTGTCCTAAGTATAAACCTTAATATTCAATTctttttagaagttatactcaaAGAAGCAAAAACAGCGCGAGAGCATTTACTGAAAGCATTGAAGGAACTCCTACTTGGTGATGAGTTGGCTGCAGAGTATTTAATATGTCACCTTATAGCTTGTGTGTAAGTATATTGTTAATTTATCACATAGTATTTTGATCCAAGCATGGAGTAACTTGTCTTATTACGTACACTTCTTCTTctaaatcttttcattacttttagtGTATaccatgttttaaaaaaaaagaaaaacaaaagtgagtaaaaaaaaataaagatattcattatgaacatatacttttattatttattataatatgttctaAATGATCTTTACAAAAAGTAATAGAAAGATTGTTCACATCATAAGGtacttatttaagaaaaaattgagTGTAGGTTTTTCTACACTTTCATTTTTTACTTTCACTTTCATTTTTCATTGTCAATTTtctaattctatttttttttaattcattataaaatattttcaatcgATTTTAGTTATGATAAATTAAGGTTAAATTGTCACGCGCGATTATTAACTTTAACTTCCTAGTAAAGTTCTGTGTAATTAAAAttgtctttatttaatttattaatgatgTTTTCAGATACCTCCGTCAGGATACATTCACATTAGGCCAATTCTGCCTTAACATATCCAACTTGCCCACAAAGAAGTATCCCAATTACGCCAAACAGCTGTACGAGATCATCAAACAATTTGTCACTAAGAGCTATTATTTGCCACTTACTGTTGACAATATGAACACAATGGCGCTGTTACCAAAGTGCGTATCTTACTAACCTTTCAGAATTCCTAGAGTACTCAGGTCAAGTTACATATAAACCCATACTTTTAACCATCGAAACACAcctgagtgccaagtgtgagattttttatctacgtttacttatttgaaCATGTTAAGTACGATTTATATCATATTGAAGAACTGCTATCTATtcacaatactgggaaaccgtactgtcactagatggcactGTTTCGATACCGTTAGCACAAGGTAGGTTAAGGTGAAGACTAGGCTACTTTGTACCGCAGAAAATGAGAAACTATGCACGGACAATGTTATGATTAACTGCCAGTTGTACAGTTTTATTATGTAACAGAATTCATATCATATTGATTAAAGAATCCTGTATACTATTCATCATTTTTTAACTTCTGTACCCATAGTGTAAAATGGGACCCTAGTATCTCATGGAAGTTGATAGACTGTTTTTAATGAGTATAGTTAAGGGGGTATaacaacagacatgatttttcTATCGTTTTGATAGATAGTTGTACGAAACCCCTCGTGCCCAAATCAGATTCGTACTTgaccgatttttatttacttgttgttaaaagtgtgtttttattgtaaattttttgaCTTTTCAGAAAAGACTACGAGTGTAATCGACTTACTAGTGGCATTTTACAACTGAGCAAGCACACGCATTTAGTTCTGGACGAAACTAACTTGGAACAGGGGCAGTTGCATGCCACAGGGGTCGGCAATATCACAGCCTTGGGTAATCTCATCAAATTACAGAAAGTTGAATACGACTTCAAGTATTACAAGATGGAGTTTGACTCTGATATCAATGTGCTGGTATTGTCTGAGGGCAAATCTTTATTACCGGTAGGTAAGGATTTTGGCCTTTGTTGCGCAGCGGTGATTGTTGTGGAAGGTCTGGGGTTAGATGCGCAGGACAGGATAAAGCCAACCAGAGGGAAATgctgtggtggtttttagttcgggtaaacgagtcccacataacctctgtcctgcccaaaaggacagaggtagccataaagcttttccaccacgacaaaaaaaaagctaaCACTAGCCGCAAaaacgtgtcgctaagcgattaagcgttccggtacgatgtcgcgtagaaactaattaggggaagggattttttttttgtcgcttAGAAACTACTTAGGGgaagggattttttttaaaaataattgatggaccaagcaatTGCCCCACCTGATTGATGGTAAtaggaaaaccatcgcctataaacagcaacCGGGCATGTCAAGAACACATCATACAAAGTGTCCATGTAACTGAGTTGTACGTGTTATGCCGCATGTGCCTACAATTGCACAGGCAACCACGCCcacaacaggttagcctgttaccattttagacggcatcatcacttaccagcaagttagcccttgattgcaccctgcaatcaagggctaacttgtagaagaataattgccgattggcgcagtgggcagcgaccctgctttctgagccaaggccgtgggttcgattcccacaactggacattgtttgtgtgatgaacatgaatgtttttcagtgtctgggtgtttatatgtatattctaagtatttatgtgtaatattcataaaaatatttatcagtcatcttagtacccataacacaagctacgcttactttggggctagaaagggatgtgtgtattgtcgtagtatatttatttattattataataataaaaacttgcgTAGTATGATTTGTTAAGACCTAACTGTAAAGAAGGCTAAGCAAAAGTTAACAATTCGGCTCAACACACTTGGATATGATGAAACTGAAAAGATAATATAATTCGTACAGtcaaatgtttatatatttatttatcttaccattttatatatgtacaaataatatatatcttattattacctactatattatatacacaggcttatttgtttaatttattcgtTTTTAACCTCATTAatacctttatttaaaactgtcaccTTCATCAATTTCTCTTTTCTGGCAGAGCAATCAATTTTGGCAATCTATTAACTGGGCCCCACAATACAGGTCGCCTCgtgtggggtccacaggttatcaataataagaggcaaatatcaatataatgtgcattcagctttacaaatatgtttaccaatttatgtgaaattgttttactttttgttttgtatttctttttctttctactgttgtattaatattttgtgtaaCATTTTTGATCCAAATTATCACTATTAGTATCACTATTTATAATAATCCTAATTAAAGACCAACTTGCATTGTAGTGCTGGAGTGGGTTTTTGCTGTCTCTTTTGACTCACAAACTCTCCTGTAAGCCAAAACTTGTAACCTAACACCATGATGCATTTTCCATTGATGATTTACTCTTATTACCGCCTTGCTCGATAATTGGATAAAcggattttgatttagtttattttgttttaaaggtgaattagtcgggatcGTTCATAGCTATgcttcaacatcatcatcatcacataaaccgatagacgtccacagctggacataggtcttttgtagggagttccaaattccacggttatgtgccgcttggatccagcggctacctgcgacgcgcttaatgtcgtctgtccacctcgttgggggccgaccaacgctgcgcttaccagttcggggctgccattccagcaccttgggaccccaacgtccatcctttctccgaactatgtgcccggcccattgccacttcagcttcgcgactcgttgagctatgtcggtaattctggttcttctacgaatctccacatttctgatttgatcgcgtagagatactccgagcatagctctcgccatcgcccgctgagtgactcttatgaggcccatagttaacgaccatgtttcagagccataggtcatcactggcaacacgcactgttcgaagacttttgtcttcaggcactgaagACAAAATATAGCTATGCTTGCTCACCACAAAATAGcagataacattttttttcacaactccctcaatataggtatcgaacgaaagggcttgactagtagaataatgtacactatgaaaaatttaaatccaaGATCGCCGCCAACACAAAATgccgaatttaattttttcttcacAACTCCTACAATATCATATGAAAGGGGCTTGACTAgttgaataatgtacactatattgaaagttggatttttttaattttaggcattcttttatatttaattttgttgacaaaggttt is a window encoding:
- the LOC120630525 gene encoding mini-chromosome maintenance complex-binding protein; this translates as MHDFSNDFDSVTPDIWMLNEAAWNERLTQLPNWQKIPLINSNASHNLPDGSLVRFRGMVQDMHNPEFFFEQFEVFNTVTNEIKNKSGKYTDTAHILENEKINYTENLKSAQRQTIVVVSMPGLNDWVQNIEDEHNHLKHLNQLPNTSKRLNLNNLKLKRTRDESDEDPDSMDVENVGGGIKEQRTAEVVNNASKVVSREHLLNFPLPDVPSKSCIVKVYDDNDNIKINDMIEVVGFLSVDPALSGEFQVEKDPLLEPTCETEAEIITHNPPPSLVPRLHAVYIKKLEHCNPLVKGDIDQEVILKEAKTAREHLLKALKELLLGDELAAEYLICHLIACVYLRQDTFTLGQFCLNISNLPTKKYPNYAKQLYEIIKQFVTKSYYLPLTVDNMNTMALLPKKDYECNRLTSGILQLSKHTHLVLDETNLEQGQLHATGVGNITALGNLIKLQKVEYDFKYYKMEFDSDINVLVLSEGKSLLPNDYHIPLRPEKDSLEIFDAIVEAATYYLKEEIMNTIRTYLTNLKLAKYSISENLQFVEDDFIEMRSNSDSDSPVTADDLHRLLVLARLVSLSRGYDTLTRECWDHTKKMEEERLQRLKNRVAPTL